One genomic segment of Paenibacillus sp. FSL H8-0332 includes these proteins:
- a CDS encoding glycoside hydrolase family 88 protein, protein MMNWEQAIEQTLTTTRLNMKRFGERFPIVSMGDGKYHLTDHTNWTEGFWPGILWLSYEYSRDPEIHAAAIQATDSFRQRMLDGQALDHHDIGFLYSLSAKARWIADKDEASRLLALQAADHLMKRWRSGPQLFQAWGAEGDEDNGGRIIIDCLMNLPLLCWASEQTGDPVYARAARIHAETSRRFLVRGDDSSYHTFYFDQQTGDALRGGTAQGYQDGSTWTRGQAWGVYGFALAYRSFQEPHYLEVSKRMARYFVEHLPADHVAYWDFDAPQEDGTPRDSSASAITVCGLLELLEHLPENDPDREYFNDAVNKSMDSLINHYFTAGHPSEEGFLRHGSYSVRGNASPDDFMIWGDYFFLEALLRLARGVPGYWYERGNS, encoded by the coding sequence ATGATGAACTGGGAGCAGGCGATTGAGCAGACGCTTACGACTACGCGGCTTAATATGAAGCGATTTGGGGAGAGGTTTCCGATTGTAAGTATGGGGGACGGCAAATATCATCTGACCGACCACACCAACTGGACGGAGGGCTTCTGGCCCGGCATTCTGTGGCTAAGCTATGAATACAGCCGGGACCCGGAGATTCACGCTGCCGCCATCCAGGCGACAGATTCCTTCCGCCAGCGCATGCTGGACGGGCAGGCGCTGGATCACCACGATATCGGCTTCCTGTACTCGCTGTCTGCCAAGGCCCGCTGGATTGCAGACAAGGATGAAGCCTCGCGTCTGCTCGCCTTGCAGGCAGCGGACCACCTAATGAAGCGCTGGCGCTCCGGTCCGCAGCTCTTTCAGGCTTGGGGAGCCGAGGGCGATGAAGACAACGGCGGACGGATCATCATCGACTGCCTGATGAATCTTCCGCTCCTCTGCTGGGCCAGCGAACAGACCGGCGACCCGGTCTATGCCAGGGCTGCCCGTATCCACGCCGAGACAAGCCGCCGCTTCCTGGTGAGGGGCGACGACTCTTCTTACCATACCTTTTATTTCGACCAGCAGACGGGGGATGCCCTGCGCGGAGGTACGGCACAAGGGTACCAGGACGGCTCCACCTGGACGCGGGGACAGGCCTGGGGCGTCTATGGCTTCGCTCTCGCCTACCGCAGCTTCCAGGAGCCTCATTACCTCGAAGTCTCCAAAAGAATGGCCCGCTACTTCGTGGAGCATCTCCCCGCCGACCATGTGGCCTATTGGGATTTCGATGCCCCGCAAGAGGATGGCACCCCGCGCGACAGCTCCGCTTCCGCCATCACCGTATGCGGTCTCTTGGAGCTGCTGGAGCATCTGCCGGAGAATGATCCGGACCGGGAGTATTTCAATGACGCCGTGAACAAGTCCATGGATTCGCTGATCAATCACTACTTCACCGCAGGCCATCCATCTGAGGAGGGGTTTCTGCGCCACGGCTCCTATTCCGTCAGAGGCAACGCCTCCCCGGATGACTTCATGATCTGGGGCGATTACTTCTTCCTGGAGGCGCTGCTGCGTCTTGCGCGGGGGGTTCCTGGGTATTGGTATGAGCGGGGGAATAGTTGA